The following are encoded together in the Vigna angularis cultivar LongXiaoDou No.4 chromosome 9, ASM1680809v1, whole genome shotgun sequence genome:
- the LOC108319319 gene encoding protein ELF4-LIKE 4 — translation MDGDIFGELGNSTQVDSRLLQVFQKSLLQAQDILNQNRLLINEINQNQESKMPDNLSRNVGLIRELNSNIRRVVDLYADLSNSFTKSREASSEGDSSGTLKSDGKVNQKRIRSS, via the coding sequence ATGGACGGTGATATATTTGGAGAGCTAGGCAATTCAACACAAGTAGATAGCAGGCTTTTACAGGTATTTCAGAAGAGCTTATTGCAAGCTCAAGACATTTTGAATCAGAACCGGTTGCTGATCAATGAGATAAACCAAAACCAGGAGTCCAAGATGCCTGATAATCTAAGTAGAAATGTGGGTTTGATCAGAGAACTCAATAGCAATATCAGAAGGGTGGTTGATCTCTATGCTGATCTTTCTAACTCCTTTACCAAGTCCAGAGAAGCTTCTTCTGAAGGGGACTCCAGTGGGACTTTGAAGTCTGAtggaaaagtcaaccagaagaGAATTAGATCCAGCTAA